Genomic window (Psychromonas sp. L1A2):
ATGGGTTATTAAAATCACCCATTAACATCATTGCATTGCCCTTTTTAGATCGTCTTTCGATCATCTGCATCATTAGTAACGTCGCTTCGCTGCCTCGTTGAATAGAGGACGCCCAACCACCAGCAACCTGTGCTTTGAATTGCGATAATACATTACCTTCTAATGAACTTAATTTATCGACCTCCCCCTGCCATGAAGCACGTTTAGATTTAAAGTGCACAACATAACAATCACATAATCCTAAATGAGGAAGCTCAACAGTTGCCCTTACCACTTGACGGCTAAAGTTAAATGCTTCCGTTAAACCTAATTGCACAGCAAGTTCTTTATCAACACTCACCGCAGTGGCTTCTGTAATAGGAAATTTACTGGCTAAGGCCACAACGGGATCTCGATAAATAAAATCATCAATGACTGTTGGCTTATCTACTACAGCAAAATATTCATAACCTTGTTTTTTTACCAATATCTCAAGAGCTTCAATACTAAAGACCTCTTGAAACCCGATAATATCAGGTTGATGTTTTTGCAAATAAGAAGCAATCCAATTTTCCTTTTTTTGCCACTGCTCTGCTGAATAGATACGATCAAAATCATAAAATGCATCAGGAGGAGCAAGGTAATTAAACAGGTTAAAAGTTGCTACTTTAATTTGCGTTTGTTCAACTTGTTCCGTTGATGATAAATCATCACTAGAAGCTTCATTATTGGCAGATAGAAGGGAAATAGAATTAATGGGCACAAAATCCTCTTTTCTACTCATGTTTAATCATCATTATTGAGACTGATGATTAAAC
Coding sequences:
- a CDS encoding endonuclease/exonuclease/phosphatase family protein; amino-acid sequence: MSRKEDFVPINSISLLSANNEASSDDLSSTEQVEQTQIKVATFNLFNYLAPPDAFYDFDRIYSAEQWQKKENWIASYLQKHQPDIIGFQEVFSIEALEILVKKQGYEYFAVVDKPTVIDDFIYRDPVVALASKFPITEATAVSVDKELAVQLGLTEAFNFSRQVVRATVELPHLGLCDCYVVHFKSKRASWQGEVDKLSSLEGNVLSQFKAQVAGGWASSIQRGSEATLLMMQMIERRSKKGNAMMLMGDFNNPLKDGILAHLMTPNMLFNNDQNQQRLVKFYTLRDAWDLYEANHKANKQMTCDANQEVEADKLLTRGATHYFGQSSSVLDYILLSSEFDAAEQSSYFEVSDYINTDKHLINPSFDVDGESTDHAVVSINLTLRK